The following proteins are co-located in the Chryseobacterium scophthalmum genome:
- a CDS encoding LytR/AlgR family response regulator transcription factor: MIKCVILDDELLAISYLKLLCEQIENVEVVKAFNDPKIFLNEIKNIDCNLCILDIEMPGMTGLQVAELISDSKKIIFTTAYKEYAAEAFDLNVVDYVRKPIKKERLIQAFEKAADLLNNSQKKEFIEWNTNIGKSTIFTEQIAYIKTSEIDSRDKDIILKDGTTIVLKNLNFKSLLEMLPSKDFAQVNKKEIIALSSVKVLSTNEIITTISNESDQFLKLQIGDTYKNSLMEMFGK, from the coding sequence ATGATAAAATGCGTTATTCTTGATGATGAATTGTTGGCGATAAGCTACCTGAAACTTTTATGCGAACAGATTGAAAATGTAGAAGTTGTAAAAGCTTTCAACGACCCTAAAATCTTCCTCAACGAAATAAAAAATATAGACTGCAATCTCTGTATTTTAGATATAGAAATGCCGGGAATGACCGGTCTGCAGGTTGCCGAATTGATTTCCGATTCAAAAAAAATCATTTTTACAACGGCTTACAAAGAATATGCTGCAGAAGCTTTTGATCTGAATGTGGTAGATTATGTAAGAAAACCGATCAAAAAAGAAAGACTGATTCAGGCGTTTGAAAAAGCGGCAGATCTTTTAAACAACAGTCAGAAAAAAGAGTTCATCGAATGGAATACCAACATTGGTAAATCCACGATCTTCACTGAACAGATCGCTTATATTAAAACCTCTGAGATCGACAGTCGTGATAAAGACATTATTCTGAAAGACGGAACGACGATTGTTCTAAAAAATCTCAATTTCAAATCTCTTCTGGAAATGCTTCCTTCAAAAGATTTTGCACAGGTAAATAAGAAAGAAATTATTGCTTTATCATCTGTAAAAGTTTTGTCAACCAACGAAATAATCACAACGATTTCCAATGAATCTGACCAGTTTTTAAAACTTCAGATTGGTGATACTTATAAAAATTCTTTAATGGAAATGTTCGGAAAGTAG
- a CDS encoding histidine kinase, which translates to MDGNYYMIHDYLIFFGVFAIFFFLTVSIYLFSQNQRLKNRNVKLSESNKLIEHKLNEFQLEHIGTKLNPHLFKNILNSVQSHAYQTYMSLDKLANVLDYILYESNNKFVSPKEELSFALSLIEINKIKINPLFDFRIKSKIDKSDAVFEEKIFAPLLSVDLIENAFKHTDFLASDSFISIVLELEGGIFSMKVSNKASLKNVLHKDHSGFGSQSLDQRLKMIYANFYSLQKSSKNGIFTAELTINLGEFYDKMRYS; encoded by the coding sequence ATGGATGGCAATTACTACATGATTCATGATTATCTGATCTTCTTTGGAGTATTTGCTATTTTCTTTTTTCTTACGGTAAGTATTTATCTTTTCAGTCAAAATCAGCGATTAAAAAACAGAAACGTAAAACTTTCTGAAAGCAATAAACTCATTGAGCATAAACTGAATGAGTTTCAGCTGGAACATATAGGAACCAAGCTCAATCCACATTTATTTAAAAATATTCTCAATTCTGTACAGTCTCATGCTTATCAAACGTATATGTCGCTTGACAAACTTGCCAATGTTCTCGACTATATTCTGTACGAAAGCAACAACAAATTTGTAAGTCCAAAAGAAGAATTAAGTTTTGCCTTAAGCCTTATTGAAATTAATAAAATTAAGATCAATCCGCTTTTTGATTTTAGAATTAAATCTAAAATTGACAAATCAGATGCTGTTTTTGAAGAAAAAATATTTGCTCCGTTGCTTTCTGTTGACTTAATTGAAAACGCTTTTAAACATACCGATTTTCTGGCTTCAGATTCTTTTATTTCCATTGTATTGGAACTTGAAGGCGGCATTTTTTCTATGAAAGTGAGTAACAAAGCTTCGCTTAAAAATGTACTGCACAAAGATCACAGTGGTTTTGGAAGTCAGTCTTTAGATCAAAGATTAAAAATGATCTACGCCAATTTTTATTCACTTCAAAAGAGTTCAAAAAACGGTATCTTCACCGCAGAATTAACAATCAATTTAGGAGAATTCTATGATAAAATGCGTTATTCTTGA
- the tsaE gene encoding tRNA (adenosine(37)-N6)-threonylcarbamoyltransferase complex ATPase subunit type 1 TsaE, whose protein sequence is MQFNIEKIEDWQKVVDSILPELKYNILLLKGNLGAGKTTFSQFLLKNLGSKDEVNSPTYSIVNEYSSPKGKIYHFDLYRLKNIEEVYDIGIEEYLDNAFLCIIEWPEVYEDELYGLNYHSMSINNTGENREITFD, encoded by the coding sequence ATGCAATTTAATATAGAAAAAATAGAAGACTGGCAAAAAGTCGTAGACTCAATTTTACCTGAGCTGAAATATAATATTCTTTTATTAAAAGGAAATTTGGGAGCAGGTAAAACGACGTTTTCTCAATTTCTGCTTAAAAACTTAGGCAGTAAAGATGAAGTAAACTCTCCTACTTATTCGATTGTAAATGAATACAGTTCGCCAAAAGGAAAAATTTATCATTTCGATCTGTATCGTTTAAAAAATATAGAAGAAGTATATGATATTGGTATTGAAGAATATCTTGACAATGCATTTTTGTGCATTATAGAATGGCCAGAAGTATATGAAGACGAACTTTACGGGTTAAATTATCACTCGATGAGCATCAATAATACCGGAGAAAACAGAGAAATTACATTCGATTAA
- a CDS encoding alanine dehydrogenase: MSTTNIFTPFSEEELIPKEEKLEVIKKGKQFSIGIPKETCLNERRTCITPDAVQVLVENGHEIIIESGAGQGSFFTDLQYSESGARITQDAKEAFSQDLVLKINPPTEEEIDYFKPNTYLVSALQINLRDKDYFTKIAEKKINAIAFEFIADEYKQLALVRLIGEIAGSVSILYASELLALSNGLMLGGITGVRPTEVVVLGAGIVGEFATKAAIGLGASVKVFDNSLSKLRRLHTLVDSRVPTSIIDPKELSKSLRRADVVIGALPRLNMQPIVTEDMVMKMKKGSVIIDIVIDNGKAIETSELTTMDDPYIIKHGVIHCGLPNLTSKMPRTTTKAISNFFLSYILNYDLEGGFENMLIRKNEMKQSLYMYKGRHTKKVICDRFGLTYHDINLLIF; encoded by the coding sequence ATGAGTACTACAAATATTTTTACTCCTTTTTCAGAGGAAGAATTAATTCCGAAGGAAGAGAAGCTGGAAGTTATTAAAAAAGGGAAACAGTTTAGCATAGGAATCCCTAAAGAGACCTGTCTTAACGAAAGAAGAACGTGCATAACGCCCGATGCAGTACAGGTTTTGGTAGAAAACGGTCACGAAATCATCATTGAATCTGGTGCAGGACAAGGCTCATTTTTCACAGATTTACAGTACTCAGAATCAGGAGCAAGAATTACTCAGGATGCTAAAGAAGCATTTTCTCAGGATTTGGTTTTAAAAATCAATCCTCCTACAGAAGAGGAAATTGATTATTTCAAGCCTAATACGTACTTAGTTTCTGCGCTTCAGATCAATTTAAGAGATAAAGATTATTTCACAAAAATTGCTGAGAAAAAAATCAATGCCATTGCATTTGAATTTATTGCAGATGAATACAAGCAACTTGCGTTAGTAAGACTGATCGGAGAAATTGCTGGTTCTGTTTCTATTTTATACGCTTCAGAATTATTAGCCTTATCAAACGGTTTAATGCTTGGTGGAATCACCGGAGTAAGACCTACAGAAGTTGTGGTTTTAGGAGCTGGAATCGTTGGAGAATTTGCTACAAAAGCAGCGATCGGTTTAGGAGCAAGTGTAAAAGTTTTTGACAATTCACTCTCAAAACTGAGAAGGCTTCACACTTTGGTAGACAGCAGAGTTCCAACATCGATCATCGATCCTAAAGAATTAAGCAAAAGTTTAAGAAGAGCCGACGTTGTAATCGGCGCTTTACCAAGACTCAATATGCAACCCATCGTTACCGAAGATATGGTAATGAAAATGAAAAAAGGCAGCGTCATCATCGACATCGTTATCGATAACGGAAAAGCCATCGAAACTTCTGAGTTGACCACAATGGATGATCCTTACATCATCAAACACGGCGTTATTCACTGCGGATTACCGAATCTTACGTCAAAAATGCCGAGAACAACAACAAAAGCAATCTCTAATTTCTTCCTATCCTATATTTTGAACTACGATCTGGAAGGTGGTTTTGAAAACATGCTGATCCGCAAAAACGAAATGAAGCAGAGTTTGTATATGTACAAAGGCAGACATACCAAAAAAGTGATCTGCGACCGTTTCGGACTTACGTATCACGACATCAATCTTTTAATATTCTAA
- a CDS encoding alpha/beta hydrolase: MKKILSLSLLLSSFAIFHSQEIVPLWGEQIPNQKPTQEKETSSETTILWIENVQKPTLEIYLPSKKIATGKAVVICPGGGYRGLAYDGEGTDIAKWFNSKGIAAFVLKYRLPVSKSLIIPSEAPLQDAKRAIRIVRTNAKKWNIAENQIGIMGFSAGGHLASTLGTHFDSEDKLPKSEIESISARPDFMILVYPVITMNSAFGHQGSRENLLGLHPSQDLVNNYSNELHINSKTPPTFLIHSSDDETVPVRNSIVFYEALQKEKVGVEMHIFPKGGHGFGLGIGKGHLENWTDNLYQWILSLK, from the coding sequence ATGAAAAAAATTCTTTCGCTTAGCTTATTACTTTCATCATTTGCTATATTTCACAGTCAGGAAATAGTTCCACTTTGGGGCGAACAGATTCCAAATCAAAAACCGACTCAGGAAAAAGAAACTTCAAGTGAAACAACTATTTTGTGGATTGAAAACGTTCAAAAACCTACGTTAGAAATTTATTTACCTTCCAAAAAAATCGCAACTGGCAAAGCAGTAGTTATTTGTCCAGGAGGTGGTTATCGAGGTTTAGCTTACGATGGTGAAGGTACTGATATTGCTAAATGGTTTAATTCTAAAGGTATTGCAGCATTTGTCTTAAAATACAGACTTCCTGTATCAAAATCATTAATTATTCCAAGCGAAGCTCCATTGCAAGACGCCAAACGAGCCATAAGAATTGTAAGAACTAACGCTAAAAAATGGAATATCGCTGAAAACCAAATTGGAATTATGGGTTTTTCAGCGGGAGGTCATCTTGCTTCAACATTGGGAACTCATTTTGACAGTGAAGACAAATTGCCAAAATCAGAAATTGAATCAATCAGCGCAAGACCAGATTTTATGATTTTAGTATATCCTGTGATTACTATGAATTCAGCATTTGGACATCAAGGCTCAAGGGAAAATTTATTAGGACTACATCCAAGTCAAGATCTTGTAAATAATTATTCCAACGAACTACATATTAACAGTAAGACTCCGCCCACATTTTTAATTCATTCTTCAGATGATGAAACAGTGCCTGTGAGAAACAGTATTGTCTTTTATGAAGCCTTGCAGAAAGAGAAAGTAGGGGTAGAAATGCATATTTTCCCAAAGGGAGGTCACGGTTTTGGCTTAGGAATTGGAAAAGGACATCTTGAAAACTGGACAGATAATCTCTACCAGTGGATTTTGAGTTTAAAGTAA